A segment of the Zingiber officinale cultivar Zhangliang chromosome 8B, Zo_v1.1, whole genome shotgun sequence genome:
GACAAAACTTGGAAAGAGATTATAATTTTCTTTATCAATTCCTAGCTTATTATTTATGTGGAGTGAAATAATAAAGATCTcgaatctttaaaaaaaaatatttatatatgtaCACAAACGCAATTTTAACGGAAACCAAGATgtatcatgttttttttatgaatatcaTGAATTGATATTTATGTATAATATATATTCCTTTTACTTAATATTTGTATATCCATTTATCTAGTTTCTAACAAATTGGTATCACACCAAGAGGGTAGGCCCATAACAACCTCAAGAGATGATCAATAAATtgcaattgtttttttttaaaaaaatttccttgtCTCATAAAAAGAGAATTATGAGAAAATGATGTTTAAGGATGAAAGTCTGACATAAATTTAACGAGTTACACATGTTACCATGAGTGAGTTttgtttttaaatataaatttgattatgACAAAATTGTCGCTGCAAATTATCATATCAGTCGGCATGTTTATCTGTTAATTTTTGCATAAGTACAAAGGGTGTTCCATACCCATTAAGGCGCCCTTTCATGTTCTTGACAAATTGTAGATTTTGAGCATTTATTTTTGAGAATAAATGCAGAAAATGTACGAGAACATGAAAGACAGGATAGGGAGGGCAACGGAGAGAAATTACATGTCCAAAGACTTGGTGTCAGACGAGGAggaacttgaaattttcaaaacGTGGAAGGGGTTCTCCCGCAATAACCAACCTACCATCATCAAGGTTTTCTTTGTCTCAGTGAACATCAACAAATTAAGATTCAACGAATCTCTGTTTGTTAGCACCTGAAGATGCTGTTCTTGAACAGGTGTTGCTTGAAAACGGCAAAGACGTAGATATCGCCGGCAACTCACTGCCCAATCTCATCTACGTCTCCAGAGAGAAAAGCCCAGCTTCCCATCACCATTATAAAGCAGGGGCTCTCAATGTCCTGGTAATTAACAAAATTTCTTGTTCTTGAATTTGATTTCCattgtttgttgttgttgttgtgtcgTCATTCTACGTTTTGATTTTTTTCACTAGACTCGGGTGTCCGGCGCCCTCAGCAATGCGCCGATCGTCCTCACCTTGGATTGCGATACCTTCTCCAACGATCCTCGCGCACCGCTCCGCGCGCTCTGCTACTTCCTCGATCCCTCCCTCGCCACCGATCTCGCCTTTGTGCAGTTCCCGCAACGCTACCGGGGGATCAATGAGGACGACATCTACGCCTCCCGGTACATGCGCTTTTTCCGATTAAACCCCAGGGGGATGGACGGGCTTCGCGGCCCAAGCTACGTTGGTACCGGCTGCTTCTTCGCTCGAGTGTCTTTGCACGGCGACACAAAGGCAGCGTTGCCGATATCGAGTTTGGAAGCTGGCCGGTTTTCGACGTCGGAGGGCGTTCTGAAAAAAGCTCACGGTCTGGCGAAGTGCGACTATGAAGACGCCTCCAGTTGGGGTTCAACGGTAAAATTCAAGATTTTTAAGCTTTTATGTAGATTCTTAATTTATAGATATATATTACTTCTCCGTAGATTGGTTTCCGGTACGGATCGCTGGTGGAGGACTTCCACACGGGGTATCGTCTCCACTGCGAGGGCTGGAGGTCAGTTTTCTGCAACCCTGAGAGGGCGGCGTTCGTTGGCGAGGTGCCCAAGAACTTAAACGACGCGATCAGCCAAATGAAGCGTTGTGTCGTGGGGCTGTACGAGGTGGGATTCTCGAGGCACACTCCTCTGTCTTATGGCGTCAGGAAGGCTTCCTTCCCAGTGGGATTGTTCTACGCGCATTGCGCCTTTTTGGGCGTTTGGTGCGTTCCGTTGATGATCTATGGCCTGCTTCCGCGGTTGGCTCTCATCAATCACGTACCTTTGTTTCCCaaggtgaatatatatatatatatatatatggttgatTATGTTCGACGGTAGGTTTTACTTTGTCGTCGTCCCTCCAGGTATCTGACCCGTGGTTCTTCGTCTACGCATACCTCTTCTTGGCCGCCTACCTCTGCGACCTCCTTGACTTCCTCCTCGACGGCGTCCCCTTTCGCCGGTGGTGGAACGACCAGCGCATCTGGCTCATCCGCGGTCCCACCGCGTACCTCTTTGGCACATTCGAGTTCCTGCTGAACTCGCTGTCCGTATCCGCCCCGGGGTTCAACGTCACCTCCAAGGTCACCGAGGAGGAGCAGGCCGATCGGTACGCCAGAGGAGAGTTCGATTTCGCGGCGCGCTCGCCGTTCTTCGGGGCGCTCGCCGCGGTGGCGGTCGTGAACTTGAGCGCGGTCGCTGTGGGGATCAAGAGGGTGGTGACGGGGGAGGTGGAAATCGGGGAGTTCTCGATGCAGTTGGCGCTGTGTGGGTTTGTGGCGGTGAATTGCTGGCCGATTTATGGAGCGATGTTTTGGAGGAGAGACGGGGGGAGGATGCCGGTGAGTGTGACGGCGGCGGCAACGGTGGTGGCGGGGCTGCTCCACGTGATCGCGCATCTCGCCTTTGCTTTTCGTGGTTGAATTTGAATTATACAATTTGGGAAGACTACAATCGCTTATGCTGCTGGATCAAGATCCATTTCTTCGAGACGTGTGTAATACTAATGGGCACGACCATGGCTCATCGTGAATAGTCGAGTCCGAAATATTCTGTGAGATCGTTTTATAGAATGATGAAATATTTCATGTTAAATTTGAACTTATTTTCACACCgattttagaatattttcttaGTTAATCATTTAGGATTTATGAAAAATCATTTTGAGTGTTGTATGTTATTTAGATAGGTTACGTTATGCATTTTTAGCAACAATAACAATCCAATAACAATAAATATTTTctaaacaaaagaaacataatagAACTCTTGTAAAATAATATATGTTCCATAAACTCCTTTATTACTTCATAACTCATCATCTcttataattttctaatttatataaaCACGAGTATGAAAGTTTTAAGATTATTATGTACTTATAAATATCCATGTGTATATTATTCTCATGTAAGAGTAAGAGAAattgaaaggaaaagaaaaacgatTAATAATATTTCCTTATAATATACAATTACTTATATAATTTCACATCACctatacttttattttatttttaatttcaactATAGATAATACCAAAAAAATGTATagatttgtttatatatatatatatatatatacaaaattgatATGCTGCCTAATGCTTCTTGTATAATCGTAAATGAAATTCGGCGTGAGTTATTTGACACggtcaaaatctaattttttttaatctctttctCATTTGTAAGCaataatttttctctctttcctcttaaattaaaataaacaacttGTTTCTCTCCTATGATGGAATACAACAATCACTGCGGTGCTAATTTTAAAGGTGATGTAGCTGCCACAATGTTATAGCAATTGCTATACTACTATACAATAACTGTAACACGTTGTAGAACCTACTATACAGTAGTAGCAATTATTATGTAGCTACTGCATCGTTGTAGCATCTATTGCATAGTTGTAGCAATTATAGTTGTTGCAATGTTATAGCAACTATAGCACTATTGTAACAGCTATtgtaacattgtagcagctattgtaCCGTTGTAATAGCTACTGCACAGTTGTAACAACTACTTTATAATTGTAACAGTTACTACATAGTT
Coding sequences within it:
- the LOC122017984 gene encoding cellulose synthase-like protein G3: MTSLNGGTAFHSLHVSRFATLLFRAHALLYSFALFALLLHHFLYPSSVLLLAADLVLSFLWASAVPFRWCPVRRKEFPDSLLREVGRDDLPAIDVFVCTADPRREPPASVASTALSAMAFDYPTDRLSVYLSDDGGSAVTLFAFMEAARFARYWLPFCKENAVVKRSPEVYFEEESSDEAGSKNLKKMYENMKDRIGRATERNYMSKDLVSDEEELEIFKTWKGFSRNNQPTIIKVLLENGKDVDIAGNSLPNLIYVSREKSPASHHHYKAGALNVLTRVSGALSNAPIVLTLDCDTFSNDPRAPLRALCYFLDPSLATDLAFVQFPQRYRGINEDDIYASRYMRFFRLNPRGMDGLRGPSYVGTGCFFARVSLHGDTKAALPISSLEAGRFSTSEGVLKKAHGLAKCDYEDASSWGSTIGFRYGSLVEDFHTGYRLHCEGWRSVFCNPERAAFVGEVPKNLNDAISQMKRCVVGLYEVGFSRHTPLSYGVRKASFPVGLFYAHCAFLGVWCVPLMIYGLLPRLALINHVPLFPKVSDPWFFVYAYLFLAAYLCDLLDFLLDGVPFRRWWNDQRIWLIRGPTAYLFGTFEFLLNSLSVSAPGFNVTSKVTEEEQADRYARGEFDFAARSPFFGALAAVAVVNLSAVAVGIKRVVTGEVEIGEFSMQLALCGFVAVNCWPIYGAMFWRRDGGRMPVSVTAAATVVAGLLHVIAHLAFAFRG